One Cervus canadensis isolate Bull #8, Minnesota chromosome 1, ASM1932006v1, whole genome shotgun sequence genomic window carries:
- the TMEM92 gene encoding transmembrane protein 92 isoform X1 encodes MLDVDRSYAEKVSTVRGKEVLCKVLILWGCEVPGYLGGNPGPQFMTQTFASSLPQAAATCGLFFTCPKGFKCCGSSCCQEYQPEQFEFFSGPLRIFVIIFLIIIPLLCICGLAKHLYLNCRKSEQEAPTAPLEQPPIAPVERVTAPISEPPPPYSEIILKPVLGLPPLEPPPPYSFRPEEYAGLRRGMDNSTF; translated from the exons ATGTTAGATGTTGACAGGAGCTATGCCGAGAAAGTAAGCACAGTTAGGGGAAAAGAAGTGCTTTGT AAAGTGCTGATCCTCTGGGGCTGTGAGGTACCTGGGTATCTGGGTGGAAACCCCGGCCCCCAGTTTATGACCCAAACCTTTGCCTCTTCTCTTCCACAGGCTGCAGCCACGTGTGGTCTCTTCTT cacCTGCCCTAAGGGATTCAAATGCTGTGGGAGCAGCTGTTGCCAAGAGTACCAGCCGGAGCAGTTCGAGTTCTTCTCCGGCCCCTTAAG GATTTTTGTCATCATCTTCCTGATCATCATACCCCTCTTGTGCATCTGCGGCCTGGCTAAGCACTTGTATCTCAACTGCAGAAAGTCAGAGCAGGAGGCCCCAACAGCCCCCCTGGAACAGCCCCCCATTGCTCCTGTAGAGAGGGTCACAGCACCCATTTCTGAGCCCCCACCCCCCTACAGTGAG ATAATTCTGAAGCCTGTCCTGGGTCTGCCTCCCTTGGAGCCGCCCCCACCCTACAGCTTCAGGCCTGAGGAATATGCCGGGCTACGCAGAGGCATGGACAACTCCACCTTCTGA
- the TMEM92 gene encoding transmembrane protein 92 isoform X3, producing the protein MSNFSPMAAATCGLFFTCPKGFKCCGSSCCQEYQPEQFEFFSGPLRIFVIIFLIIIPLLCICGLAKHLYLNCRKSEQEAPTAPLEQPPIAPVERVTAPISEPPPPYSEIILKPVLGLPPLEPPPPYSFRPEEYAGLRRGMDNSTF; encoded by the exons GCTGCAGCCACGTGTGGTCTCTTCTT cacCTGCCCTAAGGGATTCAAATGCTGTGGGAGCAGCTGTTGCCAAGAGTACCAGCCGGAGCAGTTCGAGTTCTTCTCCGGCCCCTTAAG GATTTTTGTCATCATCTTCCTGATCATCATACCCCTCTTGTGCATCTGCGGCCTGGCTAAGCACTTGTATCTCAACTGCAGAAAGTCAGAGCAGGAGGCCCCAACAGCCCCCCTGGAACAGCCCCCCATTGCTCCTGTAGAGAGGGTCACAGCACCCATTTCTGAGCCCCCACCCCCCTACAGTGAG ATAATTCTGAAGCCTGTCCTGGGTCTGCCTCCCTTGGAGCCGCCCCCACCCTACAGCTTCAGGCCTGAGGAATATGCCGGGCTACGCAGAGGCATGGACAACTCCACCTTCTGA